The following are from one region of the Candidatus Zixiibacteriota bacterium genome:
- a CDS encoding 4a-hydroxytetrahydrobiopterin dehydratase yields the protein MVEQLNKIKCIPCEEGAAPLNDAEINELLPQVTGWEVQPMEKDGHQIKALQKSFRFRNFRLVMAFLRDVEEIAETEGHHPDFCVHYSLVEFTIWTHAISGLHKNDFIIASRINEIFDSRWYDGEKS from the coding sequence ATGGTCGAGCAACTCAATAAAATTAAATGTATCCCGTGCGAGGAAGGCGCCGCACCCCTGAACGATGCGGAAATCAACGAACTCCTGCCACAGGTGACCGGGTGGGAAGTTCAACCTATGGAGAAAGACGGACATCAAATCAAGGCTCTTCAAAAATCATTCAGGTTCAGGAACTTCCGCTTGGTCATGGCCTTTTTGAGAGATGTCGAAGAGATCGCCGAAACCGAGGGACATCATCCCGATTTCTGCGTGCATTACAGCCTGGTTGAATTCACCATCTGGACCCATGCCATTTCCGGTCTGCATAAAAATGACTTCATCATTGCATCCAGAATAAATGAAATATTCGACTCCCGATGGTATGATGGGGAAAAGTCTTGA
- a CDS encoding S9 family peptidase, which yields MTTINSYTSSPAPPVAKKVTHTVTVLGHERSDDYFWMRDRENPEVTAYLEAENAYTDQILKHTENLQDKIYNEILGRIKEIDLSVPIKLDDYYYYSRTEEGKEYRIYCRKKGSLEAVEEILLDLNQLAEGKEFLALGVYRVSPDHKLLAYAIDDVGSERYNLHIKNLETSQILPDYIEDIAANLEWANDNRTFFYTVHDDTWRPYRLLRHSLGEDPGKDRIIYEEPDDGFWLGISKSKSRKYLFLSFGNKTTSEHRFLDADNPRGNFRVIHPRQQDMKYNVDHHGDKFYIMTNENAKNYKLMVTPVNRPAKKNWKEIISHDDSVKIDDFELFKDYMVVYLRENGLQKIMITGFNDHSEYTIDFPEPAYSIIAHSNPDFNGHMLRFTYESLVTPESVYDYDLATRKRELKKQTEIPSGYNPDEYQSERIFAPASDGRMIPISLVYKKGITLDGRNPLYLYGYGAYGANMDPWFSVSRMSLLDRGFVFAIAHIRGGGEMGRYWYDEGKLFNKKNTFTDFIACAEYLIKNKYTSREKLVIAGGSAGGMLVGAVVNMKPELFRAAVAQVPFVDVINTMLDETIPLTVLEYEEWGNPGEKDYYDYMSTYSPYDNVEAKAYPNMLVLAGLNDTRVQYWEPAKWVAKLRAMKTDNNRLLLKTNMGAGHGGVSGRYERIRETALEYAFILDILGIKD from the coding sequence ATGACAACCATCAATAGCTACACATCCTCACCGGCCCCGCCGGTTGCCAAAAAAGTAACCCATACTGTGACCGTTCTTGGGCATGAAAGATCCGATGATTATTTCTGGATGAGGGATCGGGAAAATCCCGAAGTGACGGCCTATCTGGAGGCGGAAAACGCCTACACCGACCAAATCCTAAAACATACCGAGAACCTTCAGGATAAAATATACAATGAAATTCTCGGGCGAATCAAGGAAATCGACCTGTCGGTTCCAATCAAGCTTGATGATTATTATTATTACTCCCGTACCGAAGAGGGCAAAGAGTACCGTATTTACTGCCGCAAGAAAGGCTCACTTGAGGCGGTCGAGGAAATCTTGCTCGATCTCAACCAACTGGCCGAAGGCAAGGAATTTCTGGCGTTGGGAGTTTATCGGGTAAGTCCCGATCATAAACTATTGGCTTATGCCATCGATGATGTCGGGAGCGAGCGGTACAACCTTCATATAAAAAATCTCGAAACCAGTCAGATTCTCCCGGATTATATCGAGGATATCGCCGCCAATCTGGAATGGGCCAATGACAACCGGACTTTCTTCTACACTGTCCATGATGACACCTGGCGGCCTTATAGACTTCTGCGTCATTCCCTCGGCGAGGATCCGGGCAAAGACCGAATCATTTATGAAGAACCTGACGATGGTTTCTGGCTGGGGATATCGAAATCGAAAAGCCGCAAATACCTCTTTCTCAGTTTCGGTAATAAGACCACTTCGGAGCATCGTTTTCTCGATGCCGATAATCCCCGCGGTAATTTCCGGGTGATTCATCCCCGCCAGCAGGACATGAAATACAATGTCGATCACCACGGCGACAAATTTTATATCATGACCAATGAAAACGCCAAAAATTATAAGCTGATGGTGACCCCGGTCAACCGCCCGGCCAAGAAAAACTGGAAAGAAATAATTTCCCACGATGATTCGGTTAAAATTGATGATTTTGAGCTGTTCAAAGATTACATGGTAGTCTATCTTCGGGAAAACGGTTTACAAAAAATCATGATTACCGGGTTCAACGATCATTCGGAATACACCATTGATTTCCCCGAACCCGCCTATTCGATCATCGCTCACTCTAATCCCGATTTTAACGGGCATATGCTTCGCTTTACTTATGAGTCGCTGGTGACCCCGGAATCGGTTTACGATTATGATCTGGCCACCCGGAAGCGTGAACTCAAAAAACAAACCGAGATTCCCAGCGGATATAATCCCGATGAGTACCAATCAGAGAGAATCTTCGCCCCGGCCTCCGATGGCCGGATGATTCCGATTTCTCTGGTATATAAAAAAGGAATTACCCTTGACGGCCGGAACCCACTCTACCTCTATGGCTATGGTGCCTATGGCGCCAATATGGATCCCTGGTTCTCGGTCAGCCGCATGAGTCTTCTGGATCGCGGGTTTGTCTTTGCTATTGCCCATATTCGGGGCGGGGGCGAGATGGGCCGCTACTGGTACGATGAGGGCAAGCTGTTCAACAAGAAAAACACCTTCACCGATTTTATCGCCTGCGCCGAGTATCTGATTAAAAATAAATACACTTCACGCGAGAAACTGGTTATTGCCGGGGGAAGCGCCGGAGGGATGCTGGTCGGGGCGGTGGTCAATATGAAACCGGAGTTGTTTCGGGCGGCGGTGGCCCAGGTGCCTTTTGTCGATGTTATCAATACCATGCTTGACGAAACCATTCCCCTGACGGTACTGGAATACGAGGAGTGGGGCAATCCCGGCGAAAAAGATTACTACGATTACATGAGCACCTATTCACCTTATGATAATGTCGAGGCGAAGGCCTATCCGAATATGTTGGTTCTGGCCGGCTTGAACGATACCCGGGTGCAGTACTGGGAACCGGCCAAATGGGTCGCGAAACTGCGAGCCATGAAAACCGACAACAACCGCCTGCTCCTGAAAACCAATATGGGTGCCGGCCACGGCGGTGTTTCCGGGCGGTACGAACGAATCAGGGAAACCGCTCTGGAGTACGCCTTTATCCTGGATATCCTGGGAATTAAAGACTGA
- a CDS encoding NapC/NirT family cytochrome c, which produces MTIIDKFTHFIRGLTVNWCGRAGVILTTSAFIIFILLEAARMVGLLTNAYVGLITYLLFPALFIIGLLLIPVGWRIYRKKTGRRTRELLSERFDPEANQAGMAGSGVFRTIAILTLINILFMGGASVQMLHFMDRPNFCGTACHSVMNPEWVTYQDSPHARVRCVECHVGEGIGAAIDAKLNGVWQMISVTFNLYERPIPTPVHNLRPARETCEKCHWPDKFYGNRLKTIFKYDHDENSTPCYTTLALKVDAGLKNKKAGIHWHTSETNEVHYASVDDKRKDMIWVGVLRPDGSYHRYFNDNLKDAPVSYGNIRTLDCVDCHNRATHIYEDPEKALDDRMRLGLFNVSWPYFKREALTAITRNYATQKAALRGIADHLEGFYSRAYPQKYGSGRVSLDTNIIVLREIYRRNIHERMNIKWGSYANNIGHRGNGGCFRCHNDELRDDSGRTISFDCALCHSVLANNESNPFYYLIPADTSDRNFEMHKYLRDEFFNSYLRFTTEK; this is translated from the coding sequence ATGACAATTATTGATAAATTCACTCATTTCATCCGGGGACTGACGGTCAACTGGTGCGGAAGAGCCGGAGTGATTTTGACCACCTCAGCGTTTATCATTTTCATTCTGCTCGAGGCGGCCCGGATGGTCGGTCTGTTAACCAATGCTTATGTCGGACTGATAACCTACCTGCTTTTCCCGGCGTTATTTATTATTGGTCTGCTGTTGATTCCTGTTGGATGGCGCATTTACAGAAAGAAAACCGGCAGAAGGACCCGCGAACTTTTATCGGAACGATTCGACCCTGAGGCCAATCAGGCCGGAATGGCGGGATCAGGAGTATTCCGCACCATTGCCATTTTGACCCTGATAAATATTCTTTTTATGGGCGGAGCCAGTGTTCAGATGTTGCATTTTATGGACCGGCCGAATTTCTGCGGTACGGCCTGCCATAGTGTCATGAATCCGGAGTGGGTCACCTATCAGGATTCGCCTCATGCCCGAGTGCGATGTGTCGAGTGCCATGTCGGTGAGGGGATCGGAGCGGCCATAGATGCCAAATTAAACGGTGTCTGGCAGATGATTTCGGTTACTTTCAATCTTTATGAACGACCCATTCCGACGCCGGTGCATAATCTTCGCCCGGCCCGGGAAACCTGTGAGAAATGCCATTGGCCGGATAAATTTTACGGCAACCGCCTGAAGACAATTTTTAAATATGATCATGATGAAAATTCCACCCCGTGCTACACCACTTTGGCTTTAAAAGTCGATGCCGGCTTGAAAAACAAAAAAGCCGGCATCCACTGGCATACTTCGGAAACAAACGAGGTTCACTATGCCTCGGTCGATGATAAACGGAAGGATATGATCTGGGTTGGAGTCCTTCGGCCCGATGGTTCATATCACCGGTATTTCAACGATAACCTCAAAGATGCCCCGGTCAGTTATGGCAATATTCGGACCCTGGATTGTGTCGATTGTCACAACCGCGCAACCCATATTTATGAAGATCCCGAAAAGGCCCTTGATGACCGCATGAGACTGGGATTGTTTAATGTTTCATGGCCGTATTTTAAACGCGAGGCGCTGACGGCCATAACGCGTAATTATGCAACCCAGAAGGCCGCCTTGAGAGGAATTGCGGATCATCTTGAAGGATTCTATTCCAGAGCGTATCCACAGAAATATGGATCGGGGCGGGTATCTCTGGACACCAATATTATTGTTTTAAGAGAGATTTACAGACGCAATATTCATGAGCGGATGAATATCAAATGGGGCAGCTACGCAAATAACATCGGCCATCGCGGTAATGGGGGTTGTTTTCGATGTCACAACGACGAACTCCGTGACGATAGCGGCCGAACCATATCTTTTGATTGCGCCCTGTGCCATTCGGTTCTGGCCAATAATGAATCCAACCCGTTTTATTATTTGATACCGGCGGATACGTCCGATCGTAATTTCGAGATGCATAAATACTTAAGAGATGAGTTTTTCAATTCCTATCTGAGGTTCACGACTGAAAAATAG
- a CDS encoding 6-carboxytetrahydropterin synthase has translation MKTTITRRVVFCAGHRLYNPSYSDGKNREIFGPCSNPNGHGHNYTLEVTVIGEIDRETGMVINLKDLKRVIEEEIVARVDHKNLNSDVDFMAGLIPTTENFANRIWEILDRKLGGGKLHRITLRESENNYIEVTR, from the coding sequence ATGAAAACAACTATCACCAGAAGAGTGGTTTTTTGCGCCGGACACCGTTTGTACAACCCGTCATACAGCGATGGGAAAAACCGGGAGATTTTCGGCCCCTGCTCCAATCCCAACGGTCATGGACATAATTATACCCTTGAGGTCACCGTTATCGGTGAGATCGACCGGGAAACGGGTATGGTCATCAACCTGAAGGATTTGAAACGGGTGATCGAGGAGGAGATAGTCGCCCGGGTCGATCATAAAAACTTGAACAGCGATGTCGATTTCATGGCGGGATTGATTCCCACCACCGAGAATTTCGCCAACCGGATCTGGGAAATTCTCGATCGGAAACTGGGCGGCGGTAAACTCCACCGGATCACTCTTCGGGAATCGGAAAACAATTATATTGAAGTTACCCGTTAG
- a CDS encoding CDP-alcohol phosphatidyltransferase family protein has product MMVMADLEKSEKLPPDKRYFNISILWILYFRHVIRLLYHLKIPHEIVTLMSILSGLVSAGLFYSGYFILAAVALHFKDVFDACDGALARLTGRGHLIGRYLDSLGDFVTLTLVIGAIALRAMENISTAYLAWGILAVLSTFIQCSFFNYYQLAYLDTFGIKTLSSRRDERSRDDLDRFSNNRSARAFLAGLRLFYLIVYGWQDRLVASVDGKMFRGSPLNDNMERFGRRSLMVMQSALCFGTHIFVIILFSVFQKPWLGLIFIGIPMNLYLIFLLYLRKRYYRTRVGLPAGGE; this is encoded by the coding sequence TTGATGGTCATGGCGGACCTGGAGAAATCGGAAAAACTGCCGCCTGATAAAAGGTATTTCAATATTTCCATTCTCTGGATTCTCTATTTTCGCCATGTTATTCGTCTGCTGTATCATCTGAAAATCCCGCACGAAATAGTCACCCTGATGTCGATTTTAAGCGGCCTTGTTTCGGCCGGATTGTTTTATTCGGGATATTTTATTCTGGCGGCGGTGGCTCTTCATTTCAAGGATGTTTTTGATGCCTGCGACGGGGCTCTGGCCCGCCTGACCGGTCGGGGCCATTTGATCGGGCGGTATTTGGACTCTCTCGGCGATTTTGTTACTCTGACGCTGGTCATAGGAGCAATTGCCCTGAGAGCGATGGAAAATATCTCGACTGCATATCTGGCGTGGGGTATTCTGGCCGTATTATCGACCTTCATTCAATGTTCTTTTTTCAATTATTACCAGCTGGCTTATCTGGATACATTCGGTATCAAGACGCTTTCGTCGAGACGCGATGAACGATCCCGCGACGATCTGGACCGTTTCAGCAATAACCGTTCCGCCCGGGCATTTCTGGCCGGATTGCGCCTGTTCTATTTGATCGTTTATGGCTGGCAGGACCGCCTGGTGGCATCGGTCGACGGAAAGATGTTTCGCGGCAGTCCGTTGAATGATAATATGGAACGGTTCGGGCGGCGTTCCCTGATGGTTATGCAGTCGGCGCTCTGTTTTGGAACGCATATTTTCGTGATCATTCTTTTTTCCGTTTTTCAGAAACCGTGGCTGGGATTGATTTTTATCGGTATTCCCATGAACCTTTACCTTATTTTCCTGTTATATCTTCGTAAAAGGTATTACCGCACCCGGGTCGGTTTGCCGGCCGGGGGCGAGTGA
- a CDS encoding small multi-drug export protein has translation MKLNIYIHAIILSLLPISELRGGIPYAVANDIDLVTSFVICVLANILVIPITYLFLETLHKLLYRIHIYQVVFDKYIDRTRRKAERNMEKYGYWGIMLFVAVPLPITGAYTGTIAAWLLKLQKRKSLLYLSLGVVIAGIIVSLVTISGMEIFNIFLKR, from the coding sequence ATGAAGTTGAATATATATATTCATGCCATCATTCTTTCCCTTTTGCCGATCTCGGAACTCCGCGGCGGCATTCCCTATGCCGTCGCCAACGATATTGATCTGGTGACATCTTTCGTAATTTGCGTCCTTGCCAATATACTCGTGATTCCGATTACTTACCTTTTCCTCGAAACCCTGCATAAATTGCTTTACCGGATTCATATCTATCAGGTCGTTTTCGATAAATATATCGATCGGACCCGGCGCAAGGCCGAGCGGAATATGGAAAAATACGGTTACTGGGGAATCATGCTCTTTGTGGCTGTTCCGTTGCCGATTACCGGCGCCTATACCGGAACCATCGCGGCCTGGCTGCTGAAACTCCAGAAAAGAAAATCCCTGCTGTATTTATCGCTCGGGGTGGTCATTGCCGGTATTATTGTCAGCCTGGTAACGATAAGCGGCATGGAAATTTTCAATATTTTCCTGAAACGATAG
- a CDS encoding SDR family oxidoreductase — MKKLENKTALITGAGRGIGRATAPLFAGQGADLILVSRTDSELESIAGQCRSLGRNVYHEVFDLAELDRIDSFIDQVRSRFNRVDILINNAARFEAGLMREYPVDKFRLMLETNLVAPFYLAQKIIPLMDPESGGTIVNISSYSGCFGTEKFPGFGAYNISKYGLWGLTEILALENKEKNIRVNQLTLSGVDTDMFRRAVPPGVTADLTPEQVAEKILYLAGDDSHRLTGQNIMLPRMPDGV, encoded by the coding sequence ATGAAAAAACTTGAAAATAAAACCGCTCTCATCACCGGGGCCGGCCGCGGGATCGGCCGGGCCACGGCGCCACTTTTTGCCGGTCAAGGCGCCGATTTGATTTTAGTCTCCCGAACTGACTCCGAACTGGAATCCATCGCCGGGCAATGCCGCTCGTTGGGAAGAAATGTTTATCATGAGGTTTTCGATCTGGCGGAGCTGGATCGGATTGACAGTTTTATCGATCAGGTTCGCTCTCGCTTCAATCGGGTTGATATTTTAATCAACAACGCCGCCCGGTTCGAGGCCGGTTTGATGCGGGAATACCCGGTTGATAAGTTTCGACTGATGCTGGAAACCAACCTGGTGGCTCCTTTTTACCTGGCGCAGAAAATTATCCCCCTTATGGATCCCGAGTCGGGTGGGACGATTGTCAATATCTCGTCCTATTCGGGATGTTTCGGAACCGAAAAATTTCCGGGCTTCGGAGCTTACAATATAAGTAAGTACGGGCTCTGGGGACTGACTGAAATTCTCGCGCTGGAGAATAAAGAAAAAAATATCCGGGTCAACCAGCTTACACTTTCGGGAGTCGATACCGATATGTTTCGTCGCGCCGTTCCTCCCGGAGTAACTGCTGATCTGACTCCGGAGCAGGTGGCCGAGAAAATACTGTACCTGGCCGGGGATGATTCTCACCGTCTGACCGGGCAGAATATTATGCTGCCAAGGATGCCCGACGGGGTTTGA
- a CDS encoding hydroxylamine oxidoreductase, which produces MNRNYPIILVVFLIPLAFQAAAGTVDSNIAGKCLTCHKELSPGLYNQWYNSAHAFHKVACLDCHGAADGESDAFMHEGALIATLVTPKDCGKCHPKETEEVDNSYHATAGLILDSQDAYMAHVAGGQPVAIAGCESCHGAKVVIDRNSPNRLSPKNWPNSGIGRLNPDGSKGACNACHTRHTFSKAQARQPEACSKCHLGPDHPQKEVYEESKHGNAYYTHIEDMNLASARWVVGEDYFEANTCATCHISATRSQSVSHDVGQRLAWTLRPPVSKHKENWQVKRKNMKDVCTACHTRVFIDGHFYQFDALVNLYDEKFGQPAGEIMALIRKNKLLENPAEFGNKIEWTYWELWHHEGRRTRHGAAMMGPDYTWWHGMYEVAQHFYFKFLPEAKLYNDPEVNAFIERLLNDPMHRWLYENTSILKDKIRSGELQKTYERFFTPENR; this is translated from the coding sequence ATGAATAGAAATTATCCGATAATACTGGTGGTATTTTTAATACCATTGGCTTTTCAGGCGGCGGCGGGAACGGTGGATTCCAATATCGCCGGGAAATGTCTGACCTGTCATAAAGAGTTATCGCCGGGTCTTTACAATCAATGGTACAATTCGGCCCATGCTTTTCACAAGGTGGCCTGTCTGGACTGCCACGGAGCCGCTGATGGTGAAAGCGACGCATTTATGCACGAGGGGGCGTTGATTGCCACTCTGGTGACTCCAAAAGACTGCGGGAAATGTCATCCGAAAGAAACCGAGGAGGTTGACAATTCCTACCATGCCACAGCAGGTTTGATCCTTGATTCCCAGGATGCCTATATGGCTCATGTGGCCGGGGGGCAGCCGGTGGCCATTGCCGGTTGTGAAAGCTGTCACGGCGCCAAAGTCGTGATTGACCGGAATTCACCCAATCGCCTGTCGCCTAAAAACTGGCCCAATTCCGGAATCGGGCGGCTGAACCCCGATGGTTCCAAAGGAGCCTGTAACGCTTGCCATACGAGGCATACTTTTTCCAAAGCCCAGGCGCGTCAGCCGGAAGCCTGCTCCAAATGCCATCTCGGGCCGGATCATCCACAGAAGGAAGTATACGAGGAATCCAAGCATGGTAATGCATATTACACGCATATTGAGGACATGAATCTCGCAAGTGCCCGCTGGGTTGTCGGCGAAGATTATTTCGAGGCCAATACCTGCGCCACCTGCCATATCTCCGCCACCCGCAGCCAAAGTGTTTCCCATGATGTCGGGCAGAGATTAGCCTGGACCCTGAGGCCGCCGGTATCAAAGCATAAGGAAAACTGGCAGGTGAAACGGAAGAATATGAAAGACGTCTGCACCGCCTGCCATACCCGGGTCTTTATCGATGGTCATTTTTACCAGTTTGATGCTCTGGTTAATTTATACGATGAGAAATTCGGCCAACCGGCCGGGGAAATCATGGCCCTTATCAGGAAAAACAAACTACTGGAGAATCCAGCTGAGTTCGGCAATAAGATCGAATGGACTTACTGGGAGTTATGGCATCATGAAGGACGCCGGACCAGGCATGGGGCGGCCATGATGGGACCGGATTACACCTGGTGGCATGGGATGTATGAGGTGGCACAACATTTCTATTTCAAGTTTTTGCCGGAGGCCAAACTTTATAACGACCCGGAAGTCAATGCCTTTATTGAAAGGTTATTAAACGATCCGATGCATCGCTGGCTATATGAAAACACATCGATTCTCAAGGACAAAATACGATCCGGCGAATTACAGAAAACTTACGAGAGGTTTTTTACCCCAGAAAACAGGTAA